From Geotalea uraniireducens Rf4:
CCCGGTCATCATCCATGCGGACGGTGAATCCTATGAGGAGGAGGGGTGCCTCTCCATTCCCAAGTACGCCGCCAACGTGCGCAGACACGAGCGGGTAGTGGTGAAGGCGCTCAACCTGGATGGCGAGGAGATCACCTGCAAAGCGGACGGGCTTCTGGCCATTGCCTTCCAGCACGAAATCGACCATCTGGACGGGATACTCTTCATCGACCACATCTCACCGCTGAAGCGGGAAATATTCCGGCGCAAATACCGCCGTACCCTGGAAGACATGTCGGAGGGGGCGTAATGGCGGGGATGCGCATCATTTTCATGGGGACGCCGGAATTCGCCTGTCCCACGCTGCAAAAGCTGCTCGACCGGGGCGAAGACGTGATTGCGGTCATCACACAGCCGGACCGGCCGAAAGGCCGCGGCCAGCAGACACTGCCGCCGCCGGTGAAGGTGCTGGCCGAAAGGCACGGCATCCCGGTCATGCAGCCGCTCAAGGTGCGCGTGCCGGAGGTGGTCGAGAGCATCCGCTCGCTGGCGCCCGACCTGATCGTGGTGGTCGCCTTCGGCCAGATCCTCCCCAAGAGCCTGCTCGACATACCGAAATACGGCTGCATCAATGTCCATGCCTCGCTGCTTCCCCGCTGGCGCGGCGCGGCGCCGCTCAACTGGTGCATCATCAACGGCGAGACCGAGACCGGCGTCACCACCATGATGATGGACGTTGGGCTCGATACGGGCGATATGCTGGTGAAAAGGTCGACCCCTATCGATCCCGACGAGAATACCCAGTCGCTCCATGACCGACTGTCGGTTGTCGGCGCAGAAGCCCTGGCCGAGACGCTCGATCTCCTCACGGCGGGGAAACTGGTCCGGGAGAAGCAGGACGATGCCCTTACCTGCTATGCGCCGATGCTGAAGAAGGAAGACGGCCTCATCGATTGGAGCAAGGAACCGCAGACGATCAAGAACCTGGTGCGGGGGATGACCCCCTGGCCCGGCGCATTCAGTTTCCTGGACGGCAAGATGCTGAAGATCTACCGGGTCGGGACCGCCGGTGGCGAAGGGACGCCGGGCAGCGTCATCCGGGCCGGACGCGAAGGGCTGGAAGTTGCCTGTAGCGGCGGCAGCATCGTCATCGAGGAATTGCAACTGGAAGGCAAAAAAAGGCTTCACGCCGGTGATTTTTTGGCCGGCTACAAGATAGCACCTGGGTCTATCCTGGGGAAAAAGGACTGAGTTTGACTGACAAGCATTCATCGAATACCCCCCCTCGCAAACGCGTGTTTGTGGCATTGATGGGAGTTACCTGCTTTTTCATCGTCGGCGTTATCTACCTGTTCTGGTGGGTGCCGACCAAGGGGCTTGCCAATATTCACCCGGATCTGCCGCGGATGGCCGGGCTTCTTTTCGGCGCACTGTCGGGCATCGCCCTGCTCGGGACCCTGCTCCTGGTCATGACCACGGCGCTGGGGAAGGATATCCTCTTCACCCGCTTCATGCGCGGAGTGGTGATCAAGTTCCTCCTGCCGGTGATCGAGTTCATCGGCACGACCGTCGGCATCTCCAAGGACACCATCCGCCAGTCGTTTGTTGCCATGAACAACAGCCTGGTGACTTCGCAACGGCTGAAGGTGAGGCCGGACCGGATTCTCATCCTGCTCCCCCACTGCCTGCAGCTCTTTGACTGCGAAATCAAGGTGACCGGCGACATCAACAAATGCATCCGCTGTGGCCGTTGCGACATCAAGGGGCTGGCGGAACTGGCCCAGAAATACAGGATCGATATCTCCGTCGCCACCGGCGGGACCCTGGCGCGGAAGGTCATCATAGAGAAGAGGCCCAAGCTGGTGGTGGCGGTTGCCTGCGAACGGGACCTGACCTCCGGCATCAAGGACTGCTATCCGCTACCGGTTATCGGCGTTCTCAACGACCGGCCGTTCGGCCCCTGCTTCAATACCAGCGTCGATGTGGAAAAGATCGAAGAGGCGCTGCAGTCGGTCCTTGGCTGAGTCGTCGATAAGAAAGGTCGCCGGGAAATGAAGAGTTTAAAGTCCGCAGCGTGGGAGAATCAGGGCAGCCCCGCTCTGCCCATCGGGTTTATTCTCCCCGCTCTGCTGGTTGTTCTCGTTGTCACGCTCTTCTGCGCTTCTCCCGCGTCAGCCGCCGGGAAAATCACCGCCTACCACCCCATTTTCAAACCTTGCCGCGACGCCGGCGGGGCCTTGCAAATAATTATCCGCCAGTATCAGGTCGACGGCGTTCCCCACGTTCTCCTCGTCAATCCAGCCACCCTTGAAACCTCGGTCGCTAAAGCCGTCAGCCTGACGGACGCAGGGAGCGCAGAAGCGAAAACCATAGCTAACTCTCCCTTTGTCGCGGCTCTGGAGCGCAATACTGCGCCCCCCTGCAAATTGCAGAACCATGGTGCGACCCGCAGCAGCAGGCCGGTTGACGGCCTGTTCCTGACCGTCGACATGTGCCCGTCGAAAAGGCCGTTCGAGCAGGAGATGTTCACTGCGGTGGCGGAACTTTCCCGCAAGGGGGGCGGGCCGGTTCCCCTGGCCGTGGCCATGACCGGGGCCTGGCTGGAACTGCATCGGGACGATCTTGCCTGGATAAAGGGGGCGGTGGCTGCCGGCAAGCTGGCGATCACCTGGGTCAACCATTCCAACAGCCACCCATACGAGCCAAAGGTGCCGCTCACGCGGAACTTTCTCCTTAGCCCCGGCGTGGATTTCGAGCGGGAGGTTCTTTCCACCGAGCTGCTTCTCCTGGAAAACGGCCTCGTCCCTTCGCCGTTTTTCCGCTTTCCCGGCCTCGTTGCCGACGGCAGGCTGTTGACAAAGCTGCGGGAGCTTTCGCTGATCCCCATCGGCAGCGATGCATGGCTGGCCAAGGGGGAATCGCCCCAAAACGGGAGCTTCATCCTCGTGCACGGCAACGGCAATGAACCGCAGGGGATAAGAAAGCTGCTGCCGCTCTTACGGGAAGAAAAGCCGCTCCGGCTGCTCCCCCTCAGGGAAGCTTTCGCCGGTGTAAAGCGTTAGCGCTTCGGCGCTCAGAATAGAAGTGAGGGAGTTTTGCATGGACAACGGATCACGTACCATCGCCACTGCTGTGGGGAATACGCCGCTGATCGAACTGGCCGCCATCAATCCAAATCCGCGGGTGAGGATCTTTGCCAAGCTGGAAGGGAACAACCCCGGCGGTTCGGTGAAGGACCGGCCGGCTCTTTATATGCTGAGCAAAGCGGAACAGTACGGCGAACTCACCCATGAGAAAACCGTCCTCGAACCGACCTCGGGCAACACCGGCATCGCCCTTGCCATGTTCGGCGCGGCAAAGGGGTACCGGGTAAAGCTCGTCATGCCTGCCTGCGTCAGCATGGAGCGGCGCAGCGTTTTGGAGGCCTACGGCGCAGAAGTAGTGCTTTCCCCGGCCGATGAAGCCACGGACGGCGCCATCCGTCTTGCCCACCAGATTCTGAAGGAGGAGCCGGAGCGCTATTACATGCCCAATCAGTACGCCAATCCCAACAACGTCCTCGCTCACTATGAGACCACGGGGCCGGAGATCTACCGCCAGACCGGCGGCGAGGTTGACATGTTCATAGCCGGCATGGGGACCGGCGGCACCCTGATGGGGGTCGGCAGATACCTGAAGGAGCAGAAACCGACGGTGCGCATCATCGGCGTGGAACCGCGGCTCGGGCACAAGGTCCAGGGGCTGAAGAACATGAAGGAGGCGATCGTGCCGGAAATCTACCGGGAAGAGAAGCTGGACGGCAAGATAACCGTCGAGGACGAGATCGCTTTTGAAACAGCCCGGCAGCTCGCCGTCAGGGAAGGGCTGTTCGTCGGCATGTCCAGCGGCGCTGCCGTGGCAGGAGCCCTGGAGATGGCAAAAACGATGGAGTCAGGGACCATCGTCACCCTCCTGCCGGACCGGGGGGACCGCTACCTGAGTACTTCACTCTTCCGCTCGGTCTGCGCCTGCTGCCCGCCGTAGCGTCGCGGTCCAATTGCTGCGGCCGGGGGGCCAGATGCAGTTCATAGTCAAGCTTCTCCTCACCAACCTGATCATCATCGCCTGCACCCAGATCGGCAGGAAATTCTCCACGCTGGGGGGGCTGATCGCCACCATGCCGCTCACAAGCCTCATTGTCCTCCTTTGGCTTTACAGCGACAATCCCGGCGACCATCGTCTGATGACCGACTTCACCAGAGGGGTGTTGTGGGGGATCGTCCCGACCATCCTCTTTTTCGCCGTCGCCCTCGTCTGTTTCCGTCGCCAGCTTCCGCTGCCGCTCGTTCTCGGCGCAGCTTCCGCCGCCTGGCTTATGGGCGCGGCCGTTCACCAGTGGCTCCTAAAGTAGGTAAAACGATGGTTTCCTTTGCGTCTTTGCGCCTTTGCGCGATTGCCCTCTTCTGTCTTTTCAGCCTTTCCGCACCCTGTTTCGCCGGGGAGCCCGCGCCGCGCTACGCCGTGGCGGAGATGCCGACGCCGGTGCTCAATACTCCCGACATCGCCGCGGTGTTCGGCGGGAGGGACGGAAGGACCCTGCAGGCGGACAACTGCGGCCAGCTGCGCGCCATGGAGTTCGTTGCCCTGCCCGGAACGGTCTTCACCATCGAGGCGGAACAAACGAAGGGAAAGCTCCGTGTCTACCGGGTGACCACCGCCGATTATCCGTACCCGTCGAAAAAAGGGTATTTCATCGACAGCCGCCTGGTCAGGATAACTGAGAAAAAGCCGCCTGAGCGCCCACGGCAGCTGCCGCCTAAGGAAACGGTGATCGACAACCTCCTGGCAGCGAAGGGGAGCCGTTACGTCTGGGGGGGCAACGTCCGCAGCGGTTTGCCGCAGATGCTCTCCCTCTATCCGCCTGCCGGCAGTGTGCCTCTGCCCTCGGAAACTGCCGCCATGTGGCGACTGCACGGGGTTGACTGCTCCGGCCTTTTATACGAGGCGACCGGCGGCTTCACCCCGCGCAACACCAGCGCCCTCATCGGTTACGGCAAGGGTGTGGAGATCGCCGGCTTGAGTCCGGAGCGGATCATCGGGCGGGTGGAGCCGCTCGACCTGATCGTCTGGCAGGGACACGTGATCATCATCCTCGACCGGGAGCGGACCATAGAGAGCCGTCTCGATTGCGGCGGCAAAAACGGCGGGGTGGTGGTCCGGCCGCTTCAAGAGGCCCTGGCCGGGGTAATGACGGGGCGGATGGCGGTCGATGATTACGCGGATGCTGCGAAACGGGGAAAGAAGGGGTTCGTCATCAGGCGCTGGTACGAAACGGTCCGCTAACCTGCCGGAACTTTGTCTGTAAATTCAAGTCGGGGCACCCTGTGGTGCCCCTTTTTTATTGGGATTACAATTACGACTTATTCTGTCACAGACCCGTGGTAAGGTATTTTTGTTTTTAAATTGCCAATGTTCTTGGTGTGGTGTAATTGATAATGGCTAATTTTTTGGTGTCAGATGCGGTGTGGTAGGGGCGGGGTTTCCCCGACCTGGTTTCCCCGCCCTGTTCTCCACGCCTTGATTTGTGGGACGGCGGCGACACACTGAACGGGGCTGAACATGAAACATAATCCTGACATTCATCATAGGCAATCCATCCGGCTGGCGGGGTACGATTATGCCGCCCCTGGCGCATACTTTGTTACTGTCTGTGCCCTGAACCGGGAATTTCTTTTCGGCCATATTCTCGCCGGCGACATGGTCTTGAACGATGCGGGCCGGATGGTGGAGAAATGGTGGCAGGGGGTGCCGGAGCATTTCCCGAACGTGCTGTTGGATGCATTCGTCATCATGCCGAACCATTTTCATGGGATCGTCCAAATAGAAAATGTAGGGGCGGGGTCTCCCTGTGTGATCGTTAACATGGAAAATGTAGGGGCGGGGTCTCCCCGCCCGATTTTAGGACCCGGCGGCGAACCTCCGGACAGGCAACCCCAGGGCGGGGTGACCCCGCCCCTACGAGCGACCCTTGGGCAGATTGTTGGATATTTTAAATATCAGACGACGAAGCAAATCAATCAGCTGCGGGATAATCCCGGCGTTCCGGTCTGGCAGCGCAATTATTACGAACGGGTTATTCGGGACGACGAGGAATTGGCCACAATCCGGGAATACATCCGGTTCAACCCCGTTAAATGGGCGGAAGATGCGGAAAACCCCGCTGTGCACCCGTAGAACCCCATATTGTAGGGGCGGGGTCCCCCCGCCCGGTCACCGTCTGCACCGTCGGCGTCGTAACCCATAACCGTAGGGGCGGGGTTTCCCCGCCCTGGTTTCCCCGCCCTGGTTTCCCCGCCCTGGTTTCCCCGCCCGATCAGTAGGTATGCGAATCTGTTGGAATAATGATGGAGGAGAGATGAACGATTTACCGACATATTTCGGTTTTTGGGCAAAGACTACTCCAGAGGGGAAACCCGGCATTTCAGTTTATGACCACATGCTGAATGTAGGGTGCGTGGCACGCTGTATTGCTGAAACCTCGCCGAAAATCCTTGAGCGGTTTCATTTAGAGTCATCGATGGTAGGCGCTCTTGCAGCACTTCATGACCTTGGCAAGATATCACCCGGTTTTCAGCGAAAATGTGATGCGTGGCTTGAAGAATACGGGCTGAATATAATTGCCCGAAACGGTTGCTGGGATACGGCAATGGAATCGGATCACGGCAAGATATCCCACGCGGCAATACATGCGTTTCTCATTGAGACAGGTATGGATCGGAAGACGGCCAAGTTCGCTTCTGCCGTGCTTGGTGCCCATCACGGGCGGCTGACCCCGCCCAATGATCGTGGCTATCGTCCTCAGAAGCTGATATCAGACTCAGCAAGCAAAATTGATTGGGATAATGAGCGCAAAGAGAATGCGAGAATGACATGGGCTCATTTTTCTGGCAGTAGTGCCGAATTCTCACTATCCGATGATTCTCCCGCCCTTTGGTGGCTTGCCGGGCTTACCTCCGTTGCCGACTGGATAGGATCGGATGAACGATTCTTCTCTCCGGAGCGCCGGGCGAGTGATGAAGACGTCACCACTCTTGCCCGTATGGCGCTTGATGCTATCGGTTTTCTTCCTCCAATTATCAACACAAACCACTCGTTTGAATCTATCTTTGATTTCCCCTCCAACGATATGCAGGCAAAAGCGCTTGCTACCATTACCGGACCCGGTGTCTATGTCATTGAAGCGCCAATGGGTATGGGGAAGACCGAGGCTGCTCTCGGCGCAGCCTATCAATTGATGGTTTCCGGGAAGGCGAACGGGATTTACTTCGCACTTCCCACCCAGGCAACAAGTAACCGTATTCATCTGCGCATGAATGAATTCTTGCGACGCATAGCCCCGGAAGCACAGGCAAGCCGACTAATTCACGGTAATTCATGGCTCATGCAAACTGATTTCGGGATTTGTCCGGCAGCGACCGGCAAGAAAGAAGCAACTACAGATGATGCACGTGCTGGAAGGGACTGGTTTGCTTCGGCAAAAAGAGCGCTCATAGCACCTTTTGGCGTCGGTACTGTTGACCAGGCGTTACTTGGCGTTGTGGCGGCGAAGCATTTCTTTGTAAGGCATTTTGCTTTAGCAGGCAAAGTGGTGATACTCGATGAGATACATTCCTACGACCTCTATACGGGGACGCTGATTGACAAACTCATCACGACCCTTGAAGGGCTGGGCTGTACGGTGATTGTCTTATCTGCAACCCTCACAGGAAAGCGGCGTGGACAGATGGTCTCTTGTCAGGGAGATTTGGCGGATGAAGCCGAACGCCCTTATCCGCTCATTACCGGTCGCAATGAAGGGCAAACATTTGTACCTGTTGCTGCAAAACCGCCAGCATCGCGAAGTGTCACGGTTGAATTCAGGGCAGTGGATGCTGCGACAGAAGAGGCTATCAGGGTTGCGCGTAACGGTGGTGCGGTGCTCTGGATTTGCAATACCGTGAGTGCGGCGCAGAAGCAATACCGAAGTTTCAAAGGGTTGGAATTCCCTGTCGGCCTTCTCCACTCGCGGTTCCCTTTCTGGCAGCGTGAAAAACTTGAAGTCGAATGGATGGAACGGTTCGGCAAGAAAGGAACAACCCGTTGCGGTTCAATTCTTGTCTCCACTCAAGTTGTTGAGCAGAGCGTTGATCTTGACGCTGATCTCATGATCACCGAACTTGCTCCCACCGACATGCTTTTGCAACGCCTCGGACGGCTCTGGCGGCATGACCGGAAGCAGCGTCCTGTTGATGTGGCAAGGCTTTGCATTATTGAAGAAGATAAGAGTCTTGAGGAATTCCAAATTATGGAGCCAAAGGCGATTATGAAGTCGCTTGGCAGTAAGGCAAAAGTGTACGCTCCATTCATTCTTCTCCGTTCACTTGAAGTCTGGAAAGCACAGACACAACCGGTATCAATTCCGTCGCAAATTCGTCAGTTGATTGAATCGACATACATGGAACGAGATACAGATCCTGATTCGTGGCAAGAGCTCTTCAACGAGTGGTTCGGAACGGATTCAGCAAAGGAAATGATCGCCACGCGAAATTGCAATATCTGGCAGGTGGCGCTCAATGATGAAGAAGGCGTACAGACCCGCCTTAACGAGATGCCAACAATTCCGCTGGTGCTCTGTCGAGCTTTGTCGGAGAAAGAGGCTGTTTTCGTGGATAGGTCAAAAGGGCAAGTAGGGGGTGACGATTATCTGCTGGCTGTGGCGCAGGCCATTCATCGGAATCTGGTAAGGGTTCCACGCTATTTGTTCGTTTGTGTAGATACCTGTCCGGCTTTCTCTACGTATCTCTACGGAGAGCAGAGTATCGGAATCGTTGAAGATGACGAAACCGTGGTTGTGAATGGCTTGAAGAGTGGCATCCGGCTTAGTTATTCAGACGCGTTAGGTCTTGCTATCGAAAAAACATCTGGAAAGGAGGAGATATGAACGTTGCTTTTGACCCGTGGATACCAGTGGTAACCATAACGGGGGGAAGAGAACTGGCGAGTCTCTGTTCAGTGCTGACAGAGGGAGATAAGTTCGCCGATTTGGCGGTGCGACCCCATGAGCGGGTTTCATTGATGCGGCTGTTTCTCTGTGTGACCCATGCCGCCCTCAAAGGCCCGAAGGACTACGACGAGTGGTGTGAAGTGCCGAAACGGCTGCCTGTAGCGGCGCAGAAATACCTGACGGAATGGAAAGATTCATTTGAGCTGTTTCACAAGGAAAGACCGTGGTTGCAGGTGGCAGGGCTGAAAGGAGTTGAAAAGGAAGGGAGCGATTCCGGGAAAACCTCACCTTTGTCATTGCTTGATTTCGAGCTGTCTACAGGAAACAATTCAACACTTCATGACCATGGTGGACAATTGATAGTGCGTCAAATCGAACCCGAACGAGTCGTATTAAATTTACTAACGTTTCAAAACTTTTCTTCAGGTGGGGGCTCTCCAGTTGCACAGTGGATGACAACCAAAACATTGCAAGTAGGTAATCCTGATGCCCCTTGTTTATCTCAATCGATGGCACATTGTTTATTCCGTGGGGCGTCGTTAGCAGAAACCATCCAGTTGAATTTGCCAACTTTTGAAACAGCGAGAAGGCTTTACAACTCATTTGCAACACACAAAAAAGATAAGGAAAAACAAGAATGGGAACGCGTCGAAATTACTGTAGTTGAAATGGGCAAACCCGTTTGGGAGTTTTTTCCCGAATCACCAGATAGTCAATCTGACAGCGTCATTAATGCTACAAAAACCTATATTGGCAGATTGGTTCCGATATCACGCTGGGTTCTATTGTTCAACGAATCAGACCAGATGTATTGTTGTAACGGTTTCAAGTATGACACTTTTAAAGACGGGTTTCCTTCAGAGCCTACTGCATCAGTTCAGTTGGTTACAAAAAGAGATAAGAATGGTGCCGAATCTGTAGATCGTAAGGTTGTAAAGATAGAACCGTCAAAGGCGTTGTGGCGAGAATTGTCGGCTTTGCTTGTGAAACGTTCAGCATTTGGGCTCGGTGGACCATTAGCCATGGAAAATGCACCACACGACTCAGAATTTGATTTTCACGTCTGTGCGATGACACGCGATCAAGCATCAATGGATATTGCATTAGAATCTGTCTTTCACGTCACCCCAGCATTTCAATTCAATTTCCCTGTCTATCAAGCTGAGATTGTGCGTGCGGAGGGCATTTCACGTCGGCTTGGCTGGACTGTGGAAGTGTATCGGAAAGAAGTGGATGGTGATTGGGCGAATAGAGTTGAAAGAGCTAAGGAAAAGTGGGTCCTAAAAGCAAAGCTGCAATCAATAGCCACAATTCACTATTGGACAACCGTCGAAAAGAATCTGGCGCTTTTGATGACTCATATCGAATCCATCGGCACTGACGATGCCATTCCAACCCGCGAAGCTTGGCGAAAGATGCTCTTTGCCACCGCTTGTGACGCCTACAGTGTTGCCTGTGGGCAGGAAACACCACGGCAGATGCGGGCCTTTGCCAAGGGGTGGCAGAAATTGACGACTAAGAAAGACGAACCTGAAACAGATAACAAAGAAACCAAGGAGGAAGACGTATGAGCTGGCTTCTCGAACGACTCCGCAAGTGTCAGGAAGACCGGGGGATGATGGCCAATCTTCGGTGCATACTTGTGGACAACAAAAAGCACCGCGCCTGGCCAGCGTTGAACCGGCTTGGAGTGGCTATTGACAATGATGTAGCGGCGTTTGTTGCCGGTCTCTTCGCCACTCATCCAGAAGCAACTACTTTCGGGAATTTTGGCGCTACCTGTAAGACGATAGAGCAGAAACGGGGCGACAAACGCGGCGACGACAACAAGCTGACCCCAACAGAACGGCGCTTTCAGCACCTTCTCAGCGCAGAACGGGGAGACGAGTTGAACAACAGAATTCTGCGAATGGTTCTTATGGCAAAGTCGCAAGGGGTGCCGGTCAACTATGAAAAACTTGAAACTGACTTGAAATATTGGAGTGATAAGAAAAAGACCGAATGGGCAGCCGCCTTCTGGACGCCTGGAGTGGCAACTGCCACCGAGGAGGTCGCATGAACTGGCTTGCACGTCTGGAAGTTGATGCGGAAACCGTTCGTGCTGCAGGCATATCTGAAGATGTCTACGCATGGCACAAGCTTTTGTGGGAGTGCTACCCAGATCAGCCGGAAGCAGAGCGGGATTTCTTGACACGCATTGATCAGTTGGAAGGTGCATACCGCTTTTGGGTACTGGCAAAGAGAAAACCCGTAATGCCGCGATGGTGCCCTGTCGATGGGTTCGGCCTCAATGAAATTTCTCCATCTTTCCTGTCTCGTCAATATTACGCTTTTGATCTGCGGGCCAACCCCGTGCGGGCGGCGGTGCAGAGAGACGCCAACGGAGAGCAGGTGCTGGATGCCAACGGAAAACGGAGGCGCGGAAAACGAGTGCCACTGGTTAAACCGGACGAACTGCGAGCATGGCTTGTCCGCAAGGGAGAAGTTAGATGTCGTGATAAAGAAACAGGTCTGGATGTGCCCGGTGGATTCCGGCTTGTGGAAGAAAGGTCGCTTGAAATCAGCCCGATGGTAGAAAGCCATTTCCGCAAGAAAGGACAGTCCGGATATCACGGCGGCGTTCAGTTTCGCGGGACTTTAGAAGTGACTGATCGAGCGAAGTTTATCGAAAGTTATCAATCAGGTATCGGCAGTGCCAAAGGCTTCGGCTTCGGCCTGCTGCTGCTTGCTCCAGCCAATCTTTAAGCAAACAAAATATACCCTCAAGGAGAAACAACCATGAAACACCTGGAACTGCACATCATTCAATCCGTCCCCGTTGCCTGCCTCAATCGTGATGACCTCAATTCACCCAAGACAGCCGTATTTGGCGGCGTTCAGAGGGCAAGGGTTTCAAGTCAGTCTTGGAAACGGGCGATTCGGGAGATGGCAAAGGAGATTGCCGCTGAAGAGAAATCTGATTTATTCAGTGGAGATAGGACTCGACGGATGGTTTACACGCTATCGACGCGGCTCGCAGAAAAAGGAATTACTTCACAGGCTGCTATTGCCATTGCTGAACAGGTAGCGGATGTCGTTGAGACGCTGGATTCAAAGGTTGATTCTGAAGGTTACAAGAAAATCAAGACGGTAATGTTTTTCTCAAAAGCAGAATACG
This genomic window contains:
- a CDS encoding polysaccharide deacetylase family protein, with amino-acid sequence MKSLKSAAWENQGSPALPIGFILPALLVVLVVTLFCASPASAAGKITAYHPIFKPCRDAGGALQIIIRQYQVDGVPHVLLVNPATLETSVAKAVSLTDAGSAEAKTIANSPFVAALERNTAPPCKLQNHGATRSSRPVDGLFLTVDMCPSKRPFEQEMFTAVAELSRKGGGPVPLAVAMTGAWLELHRDDLAWIKGAVAAGKLAITWVNHSNSHPYEPKVPLTRNFLLSPGVDFEREVLSTELLLLENGLVPSPFFRFPGLVADGRLLTKLRELSLIPIGSDAWLAKGESPQNGSFILVHGNGNEPQGIRKLLPLLREEKPLRLLPLREAFAGVKR
- a CDS encoding PLP-dependent cysteine synthase family protein; the encoded protein is MDNGSRTIATAVGNTPLIELAAINPNPRVRIFAKLEGNNPGGSVKDRPALYMLSKAEQYGELTHEKTVLEPTSGNTGIALAMFGAAKGYRVKLVMPACVSMERRSVLEAYGAEVVLSPADEATDGAIRLAHQILKEEPERYYMPNQYANPNNVLAHYETTGPEIYRQTGGEVDMFIAGMGTGGTLMGVGRYLKEQKPTVRIIGVEPRLGHKVQGLKNMKEAIVPEIYREEKLDGKITVEDEIAFETARQLAVREGLFVGMSSGAAVAGALEMAKTMESGTIVTLLPDRGDRYLSTSLFRSVCACCPP
- the fmt gene encoding methionyl-tRNA formyltransferase — translated: MAGMRIIFMGTPEFACPTLQKLLDRGEDVIAVITQPDRPKGRGQQTLPPPVKVLAERHGIPVMQPLKVRVPEVVESIRSLAPDLIVVVAFGQILPKSLLDIPKYGCINVHASLLPRWRGAAPLNWCIINGETETGVTTMMMDVGLDTGDMLVKRSTPIDPDENTQSLHDRLSVVGAEALAETLDLLTAGKLVREKQDDALTCYAPMLKKEDGLIDWSKEPQTIKNLVRGMTPWPGAFSFLDGKMLKIYRVGTAGGEGTPGSVIRAGREGLEVACSGGSIVIEELQLEGKKRLHAGDFLAGYKIAPGSILGKKD
- a CDS encoding CRISPR-associated helicase/endonuclease Cas3, with protein sequence MNDLPTYFGFWAKTTPEGKPGISVYDHMLNVGCVARCIAETSPKILERFHLESSMVGALAALHDLGKISPGFQRKCDAWLEEYGLNIIARNGCWDTAMESDHGKISHAAIHAFLIETGMDRKTAKFASAVLGAHHGRLTPPNDRGYRPQKLISDSASKIDWDNERKENARMTWAHFSGSSAEFSLSDDSPALWWLAGLTSVADWIGSDERFFSPERRASDEDVTTLARMALDAIGFLPPIINTNHSFESIFDFPSNDMQAKALATITGPGVYVIEAPMGMGKTEAALGAAYQLMVSGKANGIYFALPTQATSNRIHLRMNEFLRRIAPEAQASRLIHGNSWLMQTDFGICPAATGKKEATTDDARAGRDWFASAKRALIAPFGVGTVDQALLGVVAAKHFFVRHFALAGKVVILDEIHSYDLYTGTLIDKLITTLEGLGCTVIVLSATLTGKRRGQMVSCQGDLADEAERPYPLITGRNEGQTFVPVAAKPPASRSVTVEFRAVDAATEEAIRVARNGGAVLWICNTVSAAQKQYRSFKGLEFPVGLLHSRFPFWQREKLEVEWMERFGKKGTTRCGSILVSTQVVEQSVDLDADLMITELAPTDMLLQRLGRLWRHDRKQRPVDVARLCIIEEDKSLEEFQIMEPKAIMKSLGSKAKVYAPFILLRSLEVWKAQTQPVSIPSQIRQLIESTYMERDTDPDSWQELFNEWFGTDSAKEMIATRNCNIWQVALNDEEGVQTRLNEMPTIPLVLCRALSEKEAVFVDRSKGQVGGDDYLLAVAQAIHRNLVRVPRYLFVCVDTCPAFSTYLYGEQSIGIVEDDETVVVNGLKSGIRLSYSDALGLAIEKTSGKEEI
- a CDS encoding DUF116 domain-containing protein, whose amino-acid sequence is MGVTCFFIVGVIYLFWWVPTKGLANIHPDLPRMAGLLFGALSGIALLGTLLLVMTTALGKDILFTRFMRGVVIKFLLPVIEFIGTTVGISKDTIRQSFVAMNNSLVTSQRLKVRPDRILILLPHCLQLFDCEIKVTGDINKCIRCGRCDIKGLAELAQKYRIDISVATGGTLARKVIIEKRPKLVVAVACERDLTSGIKDCYPLPVIGVLNDRPFGPCFNTSVDVEKIEEALQSVLG
- a CDS encoding transposase is translated as MKHNPDIHHRQSIRLAGYDYAAPGAYFVTVCALNREFLFGHILAGDMVLNDAGRMVEKWWQGVPEHFPNVLLDAFVIMPNHFHGIVQIENVGAGSPCVIVNMENVGAGSPRPILGPGGEPPDRQPQGGVTPPLRATLGQIVGYFKYQTTKQINQLRDNPGVPVWQRNYYERVIRDDEELATIREYIRFNPVKWAEDAENPAVHP
- a CDS encoding DUF3147 family protein, which produces MQFIVKLLLTNLIIIACTQIGRKFSTLGGLIATMPLTSLIVLLWLYSDNPGDHRLMTDFTRGVLWGIVPTILFFAVALVCFRRQLPLPLVLGAASAAWLMGAAVHQWLLK
- a CDS encoding NlpC/P60 family protein: MVSFASLRLCAIALFCLFSLSAPCFAGEPAPRYAVAEMPTPVLNTPDIAAVFGGRDGRTLQADNCGQLRAMEFVALPGTVFTIEAEQTKGKLRVYRVTTADYPYPSKKGYFIDSRLVRITEKKPPERPRQLPPKETVIDNLLAAKGSRYVWGGNVRSGLPQMLSLYPPAGSVPLPSETAAMWRLHGVDCSGLLYEATGGFTPRNTSALIGYGKGVEIAGLSPERIIGRVEPLDLIVWQGHVIIILDRERTIESRLDCGGKNGGVVVRPLQEALAGVMTGRMAVDDYADAAKRGKKGFVIRRWYETVR
- the def gene encoding peptide deformylase; this translates as MIRKILTFPDPELKKKSQPVVVINNKVIELVRDMAETMYDAPGVGLAAPQIGVHQRIVVIDVAGKDDPPQLIVAINPVIIHADGESYEEEGCLSIPKYAANVRRHERVVVKALNLDGEEITCKADGLLAIAFQHEIDHLDGILFIDHISPLKREIFRRKYRRTLEDMSEGA